One region of Solea senegalensis isolate Sse05_10M linkage group LG14, IFAPA_SoseM_1, whole genome shotgun sequence genomic DNA includes:
- the LOC122780382 gene encoding 40S ribosomal protein S27-like, with translation MSLAKDLMHPSFTEERRRHKKKRLVQSPNSYFLDVKCIGCYRITTIFSHAQTVVPCSGCSLILCQPRGGKCKLTAGCAFRRKHHLNTSLSKQAPELNNKQ, from the exons atgtcT CTGGCAAAGGATCTGATGCACCCCAGCTTcactgaggagaggagaagacacaagaagaagaggctGGTTCAGAGTCCTAACTCCTACTTCTTGGATGTTAAATGCATAG GCTGCTACAGGATTACCACCATCTTCAGCCATGCCCAGACAGTCGTACCTTGTTCAGGCTGCTCTTTAATCCTCTGCCAACCACGAGGAGGGAAATGCAAACTAACAGCCG GCTGTGCCTTCAGAAGGAAACATCACTTAAACACATCACTGAGCAAACAAGCACCTGAACTGAATAACAAGCAGTAA
- the LOC122780381 gene encoding ras-related protein Rab-8A, producing the protein MAKTYDYLFKLLLIGDSGVGKTCVLFRFSEDAFNSTFISTIGIDFKIRTIELDGKKIKLQIWDTAGQERFRTITTAYYRGAMGIMLVYDITNEKSFDNIKNWIRNIEEHASADVERMVLGNKCDVNDKRQVSKDRGEKLALEYGIKFMETSAKANINVENAFLTLARDIKAKMDKKLEGNNPQGSSQGVKITEQPKKSSFFRCTLL; encoded by the exons ATGGCGAAGACTTACGATTACTTGTTCAAACTACTTTTAATCGGCGATTCGGGCGTCGGAAAGACCTGCGTGCTCTTCAGATTTTCAGAGGATGCCTTCAACTCAACGTTTATCTCTACTATAG GTATTGACTTCAAAATCAGAACAATAGAACTAGATGGGAAGAAGATCAAGCTACAGATATG GGATACAGCAGGACAGGAGAGGTTCAGGACCATCACAACAGCCTACTACAGAGGAGCCATG GGCATCATGTTGGTGTATGACATAACAAACGAGAAGTCTTTCGACAACATCAAGAACTGGATACGGAATATAGAAGAG CACGCTTCAGCAGATGTAGAGCGGATGGTTCTTGGAAACAAATGTGATGTTAATGACAAGCGACAGGTGTccaaagacagaggagagaag CTGGCGCTGGAGTACGGCATCAAGTTCATGGAGACCAGTGCAAAGGCAAACATCAATGTTGAGAAT GCCTTCTTAACCCTCGCCAGAGACATCAAAGCAAAAATGGACAAGAAGCTG GAGGGCAACAACCCCCAGGGCAGCAGTCAAGGAGTAAAGATTACAGAACAGCCCAAGAAGAGCAGTTTCTTTCGCTGCACACTCCTGTGA